The Thermoanaerobaculia bacterium genome contains the following window.
CTTCGTGGCGCAGATCCTGTCCCGTCGACAGGCCGCCGACGCGGCGGAAAAGCTTCGGCGGGAAGGTCGGAAGCTCGTCTTCGCCAACGGCGCCTTCGATCTCCTCCACGTCGGCCACGTCCGCTATCTCGAAGCCGCGCGCCGCGAGGGAGACTTCCTCGTCGTCGGCGTCAATTCCGATGCTTCCGTGCGCCGGCTCAAGGGGGAGGGGCGGCCCATCCTCCCGGAAGGAGAGCGCGCCGAGCTCGTGGCCGCGCTCCGCTGCGTCGACGCGGTCGTCGTGTTCGACGAATCCTCTCCGGCGGCGCTGATCGGCGAGCTGCGGCCTTCGGTCCACGCGAAGGGAACGGACTACACGCCGGAGTCCGTCCCGGAGCGCGCCGCGGTCGAGGAAGCCGGGGGGCGCGTCGTGATCGTCGGAGATCCGAAGGACCACGCGACGACGGCGCTCGTCGCGCGGCTGCGGGGCGCGAAGTGAACGTCGTGATCGTCCGGCTCTCGGCGATGGGCGACGTCATCCACTCGCTTCCGCTCGCGGCGAACCTCGCGCGGGCGGGGCACCGCGTCGCCTGGGCGGTCGAGAAGCCCTTCGCGCCGCTCCTCGCGGGAAATCCCTCCGTGGCGCTCGTCATCGACGTGCAGACGCGGCGCTGGCGCCGCCGGCCGTGGCGATCCGCGGCGTACGCCGAGATCGGATCGGCGCGCTCCGCGCTCCGCGCCTTCGGCGCCGACGCCGTCCTCGATCCGCAGGGAAACGAGAAGTCCTGGGCCGTCGCCCAGTTCGCCCGGGCGCCCCGCGTCGTGCTCGACGACCGGAGCGTCCGCGGCAACTGGACGCGCCGGCTCTCCGCGGTTCGCGTGCGTCCCGGCGATTCCGCGCGCCACGTCACCGACCGGGTCATGGCGCTCCTCGCTCCCCTCGG
Protein-coding sequences here:
- the rfaE2 gene encoding D-glycero-beta-D-manno-heptose 1-phosphate adenylyltransferase, with amino-acid sequence MAQILSRRQAADAAEKLRREGRKLVFANGAFDLLHVGHVRYLEAARREGDFLVVGVNSDASVRRLKGEGRPILPEGERAELVAALRCVDAVVVFDESSPAALIGELRPSVHAKGTDYTPESVPERAAVEEAGGRVVIVGDPKDHATTALVARLRGAK